In a single window of the Falco rusticolus isolate bFalRus1 chromosome 11, bFalRus1.pri, whole genome shotgun sequence genome:
- the IPO13 gene encoding importin-13 isoform X2, producing MERRAEAPPPPQGLDFTVENVEKALHQLYYDPNIENKNLAQKWLMQAQVSPQAWHFSWLLLHMDKVPEIQYFGASALHIKISRYWNDIPADQYESLKSQLFTHITRFASGSKIVLTRLCVALASLALSMMPEAWPCAVADMVRMFQAEDSNVDGRARCLALLELLTVLPEEFQTSRLPQYRKGQVRSVLAQECGSVFPLLEQLLQQQDSPGFIKQKVLKCFSSWVQLEIPLMDCENLIQAAFTSLQDPELFDTAVEAVVNAISQPDAQRYVNTLLKLIPPVLGLQEQLRQAVQSGDMETSHGICRIAVALGENHSRALLDQVEHWQSFLALVNMIMFCTGIPGHYPVNETTSSLTLTFWYTLQDDILSFEPDKQAVYQQVYRPVYFQLVDVLLHKAQFPSDEEYGFWSSDEKEQFRIYRVDISDTLMYVYEMLGAELLSSLYDKLGRLLTNTEQPSTWQHTEALLYGFQSIAETIDVNYSDVVPGLIGLIPRISISNVQLADTVMFTIGALSEWLADHPVMINNVLPLVLQALGNPELSISSVSTLKKICRECKYDLPPYAANIVAVSQEVLMKQIHKTSQCMWLMQALGFLLSALQVEEILKNLHSLITPYIQQLEKLADETPNPSNKLAIIHILGLLSNLFTTLDISHHDDDHESTEVKKLPVQQGPNPVVVVLQQVFQLIQKVLSKWLNDAQVVESVCAIFEKSVKTLLDDFAPMVPQLCEMLGQMYSTIPQASAIDLTRQLVHIFAHEPTHFPPIKALFLLVTSVTLTLFQQGPRDHPDIVDSFMQLLAQALKRKPDLFLCSNLDVKAVFQCGVLSLKFPEAPTVKASCGFFTELLPRCGEIAPVGQVVHENGKVLLQAVLEGIGGQASRSLMDHFAEILFALNKHCFSYLSVWIKEAMQQDGFPSARVSPEQKETFSQQILRERVNKRRVKEMVKEFTLLCRGLHGTEYTADY from the exons GCTCTCCACCAGCTGTATTACGACCCCAACATCGAGAACAAGAACTTGGCTCAGAAATGGCTGATGCAGGCGCAGGTCTCCCCCCAGGCATGGCACTTCAGCTGGCTGCTTCTCCACATGGACAAGGTGCCTGAGATCCAGTACTTCGGTGCCAGTGCTCTCCACATTAAAATCTCCCGTTACTGGAACGACATCCCAGCTGACCAGTACGAGAGCCTCAAGTCACAGCTCTTCACGCACATCACCCGCTTTGCCAGTGGTTCCAAGATCGTGCTGACCCGGCTGTGTGTGGCGCTGGCCTCCCTGGCGCTCAGCATGATGCCAGAGGCTTGGCCCTGTGCTGTGGCAGACATGGTACGCATGTTCCAGGCGGAGGACTCCAATGTGGATGGGCGAGCACGGtgcctggcactgctggagctgctgacGGTGCTGCCTGAGGAGTTTCAGACCAGCCGCCTGCCGCAGTACCGCAAGGGCCAGGTACGCAGCGTCCTGGCACAGGAGTGTGGCTCCGTCTTCCctttgctggagcagctgctgcagcagcaggactccCCGGGTTTCATCAAGCAGAAGGTGTTGAAGtgcttttccagctgggtgCAGCTGGAGATCCCGCTGATGGACTGTGAGAACCTGATCCAGGCAGCTTTCACCTCTCTGCAGGACCCAGAGCTCTTTGACACAGCAGTGGAGGCTGTTGTCAATGCCATTTCCCAGCCTGATGCCCAGAG GTACGTGAACACCCTGCTGAAGCTCAtcccccctgtgctggggctcCAAGAGCAGCTGCGCCAGGCGGTCCAGAGTGGGGACATGGAGACGTCGCACGGGATCTGCCGCATCGCTGTGGCCTTGGGGGAGAACCATTCCCG ggcccTCCTGGACCAGGTGGAGCACTGGCAGAGCTTCCTGGCCCTGGTCAACATGATCATGTTCTGCACTGGCATCCCTGGGCACTACCCCGTCAATGAAACCACCAGCTCCTTGACACTCACCTTCTGGTACACACTGCAG GACGACATCCTCTCCTTTGAGCCAGACAAGCAGGCGGTGTACCAGCAGGTCTACAGGCCTGTCTACTTCCAGCTGGTGGACGTTCTGCTGCACAAAGCCCAGTTCCCCTCTGATGAGGAGTATGGCTTCTGGTCTTCAGATGAGAAGGAGCAGTTTCGGATATACAG GGTGGACATCTCCGACACACTGATGTATGTGTACGAGAtgctgggtgctgagctccTGAGCAGCCTCTATGACAAACTGGGACGTCTCCTGACCAACACAGAGCAGCCATCCACATGGCAG cacaCGGAGGCCTTGCTGTATGGCTTCCAGTCCATTGCCGAGACCATCGACGTGAACTACTCTGATGTGGTGCCGGGGCTGATCGGCCTCATTCCCCGGATCAGCATCAGCAATGTGCAGCTTGCTGACACCGTCATGTTCACTATCG GGGCCCTGTCAGAGTGGCTGGCTGATCACCCCGTCATGATTAACAACGTGTTGCCGCTGGTGCTCCAAGCCTTGGGCAACCCTGAGCTCTCCATCTCCAGCGTCTCCACCTTGAAGAAGATCTGCCGGGAGTGCAAGTATGACCTGCCACCCTATGCTGCCAACATTGTCGCCGTGTCACAG GAGGTGTTGATGAAGCAGATTCACAAG ACAAGCCAGTGCATGTGGCTGATGCAGGCTCTTGGTTTCCTGCTCTCTGCGCTGCAAGTGGAGGAGATCCTGAAGAACCTGCACTCCCTGATCACCCCCTACatccagcagctggaaaagctggCTGACGAGACG CCCAATCCCTCTAACAAGCTGGCCATCATCCACATCCTGGGCCTGCTCTCCAACCTCTTCACCACCCTAGACATCAGCCACCACGATGATGACCATGAAAGCACCGAGGTCAAGAAACTGCCAGTGCAGCAAGGTCCCAACCCA GTGGTGGTGGTTCTGCAGCAAGTCTTCCAGCTCATACAGAAGGTTCTCAGCAAGTGGCTGAATGATGCCCAGGTGGTGGAG TCTGTCTGTGCCATCTTTGAGAAGTCCGTGAAGACCCTCCTGGATGATTTTGCCCCCATGGTGCCTCAGCTGTGTGAGATGCTGGGACAGATGTACAGCACCATCCCCCAGGCCTCTGCCATCGACCTCACCCGGCAG CTGGTTCACATCTTTGCCCATGAGCCTACCCACTTCCCTCCCATCAAGGCCCTCTTCTTGCTTGTTACCTCAGTCACGCTGACCCTCTTCCAGCAAG GGCCCAGGGATCATCCTGATATTGTTGATTCATTTATGCAACTCCTGGCACAG GCTCTGAAAAGGAAGCCGGACCTCTTCCTGTGTAGCAACCTGGATGTCAAAGCAGTGTTTCAGTGTG GTGTTCTTTCCCTCAAGTTTCCTGAGGCCCCAACAGTCAAAGCATCCTGTGGCTTTTTT ACCGAGTTGCTGCCCCGCTGTGGAGAGATCGCCCCGGTGGGACAGGTCGTGCATGAGAATGgcaaagtgctgctgcaggcagtgctggag GGCATCGGTGGCCAAGCTTCCCGCAGCCTCATGGATCACTTTGCAGAAATCCTCTTTGCCTTGAACAAGCACTGCTTCAGCTACCTGAGTGTCTGGATCAAGGAGGCCATGCAGCAGGATGGCTTCCCCTCAGCCCGCGTCAGCCCTGAGCAGAAGGAGACCTTCAGCCAGCAGATCCTCAG AGAGCGTGTGAACAAGCGGCGAGTGAAGGAGATGGTGAAGGAGTTTACCCTGCTGTGCCGAGGGCTGCATGGCACAGAATACACAGCAGACTACTGA
- the IPO13 gene encoding importin-13 isoform X1, translating into MERRAEAPPPPQGLDFTVENVEKALHQLYYDPNIENKNLAQKWLMQAQVSPQAWHFSWLLLHMDKVPEIQYFGASALHIKISRYWNDIPADQYESLKSQLFTHITRFASGSKIVLTRLCVALASLALSMMPEAWPCAVADMVRMFQAEDSNVDGRARCLALLELLTVLPEEFQTSRLPQYRKGQVRSVLAQECGSVFPLLEQLLQQQDSPGFIKQKVLKCFSSWVQLEIPLMDCENLIQAAFTSLQDPELFDTAVEAVVNAISQPDAQRYVNTLLKLIPPVLGLQEQLRQAVQSGDMETSHGICRIAVALGENHSRALLDQVEHWQSFLALVNMIMFCTGIPGHYPVNETTSSLTLTFWYTLQDDILSFEPDKQAVYQQVYRPVYFQLVDVLLHKAQFPSDEEYGFWSSDEKEQFRIYRVDISDTLMYVYEMLGAELLSSLYDKLGRLLTNTEQPSTWQHTEALLYGFQSIAETIDVNYSDVVPGLIGLIPRISISNVQLADTVMFTIGALSEWLADHPVMINNVLPLVLQALGNPELSISSVSTLKKICRECKYDLPPYAANIVAVSQEVLMKQIHKTSQCMWLMQALGFLLSALQVEEILKNLHSLITPYIQQLEKLADETPNPSNKLAIIHILGLLSNLFTTLDISHHDDDHESTEVKKLPVQQGPNPVVVVLQQVFQLIQKVLSKWLNDAQVVESVCAIFEKSVKTLLDDFAPMVPQLCEMLGQMYSTIPQASAIDLTRQLVHIFAHEPTHFPPIKALFLLVTSVTLTLFQQGPRDHPDIVDSFMQLLAQALKRKPDLFLCSNLDVKAVFQCGVLSLKFPEAPTVKASCGFFTELLPRCGEIAPVGQVVHENGKVLLQAVLEGIGGQASRSLMDHFAEILFALNKHCFSYLSVWIKEAMQQDGFPSARVSPEQKETFSQQILSRERVNKRRVKEMVKEFTLLCRGLHGTEYTADY; encoded by the exons GCTCTCCACCAGCTGTATTACGACCCCAACATCGAGAACAAGAACTTGGCTCAGAAATGGCTGATGCAGGCGCAGGTCTCCCCCCAGGCATGGCACTTCAGCTGGCTGCTTCTCCACATGGACAAGGTGCCTGAGATCCAGTACTTCGGTGCCAGTGCTCTCCACATTAAAATCTCCCGTTACTGGAACGACATCCCAGCTGACCAGTACGAGAGCCTCAAGTCACAGCTCTTCACGCACATCACCCGCTTTGCCAGTGGTTCCAAGATCGTGCTGACCCGGCTGTGTGTGGCGCTGGCCTCCCTGGCGCTCAGCATGATGCCAGAGGCTTGGCCCTGTGCTGTGGCAGACATGGTACGCATGTTCCAGGCGGAGGACTCCAATGTGGATGGGCGAGCACGGtgcctggcactgctggagctgctgacGGTGCTGCCTGAGGAGTTTCAGACCAGCCGCCTGCCGCAGTACCGCAAGGGCCAGGTACGCAGCGTCCTGGCACAGGAGTGTGGCTCCGTCTTCCctttgctggagcagctgctgcagcagcaggactccCCGGGTTTCATCAAGCAGAAGGTGTTGAAGtgcttttccagctgggtgCAGCTGGAGATCCCGCTGATGGACTGTGAGAACCTGATCCAGGCAGCTTTCACCTCTCTGCAGGACCCAGAGCTCTTTGACACAGCAGTGGAGGCTGTTGTCAATGCCATTTCCCAGCCTGATGCCCAGAG GTACGTGAACACCCTGCTGAAGCTCAtcccccctgtgctggggctcCAAGAGCAGCTGCGCCAGGCGGTCCAGAGTGGGGACATGGAGACGTCGCACGGGATCTGCCGCATCGCTGTGGCCTTGGGGGAGAACCATTCCCG ggcccTCCTGGACCAGGTGGAGCACTGGCAGAGCTTCCTGGCCCTGGTCAACATGATCATGTTCTGCACTGGCATCCCTGGGCACTACCCCGTCAATGAAACCACCAGCTCCTTGACACTCACCTTCTGGTACACACTGCAG GACGACATCCTCTCCTTTGAGCCAGACAAGCAGGCGGTGTACCAGCAGGTCTACAGGCCTGTCTACTTCCAGCTGGTGGACGTTCTGCTGCACAAAGCCCAGTTCCCCTCTGATGAGGAGTATGGCTTCTGGTCTTCAGATGAGAAGGAGCAGTTTCGGATATACAG GGTGGACATCTCCGACACACTGATGTATGTGTACGAGAtgctgggtgctgagctccTGAGCAGCCTCTATGACAAACTGGGACGTCTCCTGACCAACACAGAGCAGCCATCCACATGGCAG cacaCGGAGGCCTTGCTGTATGGCTTCCAGTCCATTGCCGAGACCATCGACGTGAACTACTCTGATGTGGTGCCGGGGCTGATCGGCCTCATTCCCCGGATCAGCATCAGCAATGTGCAGCTTGCTGACACCGTCATGTTCACTATCG GGGCCCTGTCAGAGTGGCTGGCTGATCACCCCGTCATGATTAACAACGTGTTGCCGCTGGTGCTCCAAGCCTTGGGCAACCCTGAGCTCTCCATCTCCAGCGTCTCCACCTTGAAGAAGATCTGCCGGGAGTGCAAGTATGACCTGCCACCCTATGCTGCCAACATTGTCGCCGTGTCACAG GAGGTGTTGATGAAGCAGATTCACAAG ACAAGCCAGTGCATGTGGCTGATGCAGGCTCTTGGTTTCCTGCTCTCTGCGCTGCAAGTGGAGGAGATCCTGAAGAACCTGCACTCCCTGATCACCCCCTACatccagcagctggaaaagctggCTGACGAGACG CCCAATCCCTCTAACAAGCTGGCCATCATCCACATCCTGGGCCTGCTCTCCAACCTCTTCACCACCCTAGACATCAGCCACCACGATGATGACCATGAAAGCACCGAGGTCAAGAAACTGCCAGTGCAGCAAGGTCCCAACCCA GTGGTGGTGGTTCTGCAGCAAGTCTTCCAGCTCATACAGAAGGTTCTCAGCAAGTGGCTGAATGATGCCCAGGTGGTGGAG TCTGTCTGTGCCATCTTTGAGAAGTCCGTGAAGACCCTCCTGGATGATTTTGCCCCCATGGTGCCTCAGCTGTGTGAGATGCTGGGACAGATGTACAGCACCATCCCCCAGGCCTCTGCCATCGACCTCACCCGGCAG CTGGTTCACATCTTTGCCCATGAGCCTACCCACTTCCCTCCCATCAAGGCCCTCTTCTTGCTTGTTACCTCAGTCACGCTGACCCTCTTCCAGCAAG GGCCCAGGGATCATCCTGATATTGTTGATTCATTTATGCAACTCCTGGCACAG GCTCTGAAAAGGAAGCCGGACCTCTTCCTGTGTAGCAACCTGGATGTCAAAGCAGTGTTTCAGTGTG GTGTTCTTTCCCTCAAGTTTCCTGAGGCCCCAACAGTCAAAGCATCCTGTGGCTTTTTT ACCGAGTTGCTGCCCCGCTGTGGAGAGATCGCCCCGGTGGGACAGGTCGTGCATGAGAATGgcaaagtgctgctgcaggcagtgctggag GGCATCGGTGGCCAAGCTTCCCGCAGCCTCATGGATCACTTTGCAGAAATCCTCTTTGCCTTGAACAAGCACTGCTTCAGCTACCTGAGTGTCTGGATCAAGGAGGCCATGCAGCAGGATGGCTTCCCCTCAGCCCGCGTCAGCCCTGAGCAGAAGGAGACCTTCAGCCAGCAGATCCTCAG CAGAGAGCGTGTGAACAAGCGGCGAGTGAAGGAGATGGTGAAGGAGTTTACCCTGCTGTGCCGAGGGCTGCATGGCACAGAATACACAGCAGACTACTGA